One Agrococcus jenensis genomic region harbors:
- a CDS encoding PKD domain-containing protein: MRSRQPLRAVLLAALATVATGAMLASGLTVANAAGTGPVTLQQRTSSVVTADPLATVQIDNGYVWAQAMIGNTVYAGGGFANARAPLASPGTSLTPRSNILAYDIRTGNLLSFAPQVNGPIRAVAASPDGTRLYIGGSFTSVNGQTRFNFAALNPTTGALLPGFNASIGGAGVFGIATMNDTVYVTGRFTQANGVARQNLAAFATANGALRSWAPTIDLQGDALVIDPGGSHVIAGGRFYRTNGVVQRGLAPLDPVTGALDTAWAASKTVINGWSEGDFAGKAGIFSLNVDDSGVYGTGWVYANTSIGNLEGTFAAEAGTGAIRWVADCHGDHYGVYSTGDVVYTTSHTHACDTAGLAPELNPRTYRYVEAFTATAEGTLTRSPTTGSIYKDWSGTPAPAPYAWYPDFTIGRTSGLNQAGLSMTGNGQYLSIGGEFTSVNNLRYEGLVRFSTTPPNGPKQGPRIASATWGAPTVTSVVAGRARISIRGNWDRDDRDLTYELRRAGTAGVIRSQVVPSGWWSQPQVTFNDTGLTPGTTQSYTVRVVDGNGNAVTSQAATVTVASGQTSAYANAVLDDGATLYYPLGSNRSDWGGTSTPLFGSGATDVSPGAVAGVTGESASSFNGTTSGRVSSGSSSTVPGAFSTELWFNTTTTQGGKLMGFGSAQTGSSSSYDRHVYMQNSGRLTFGVYPGQVRTISSTASYNDGRWHHVVATQGAGGIALYVDGTRVAQDTTVTTAQGYTGFWRIGGDNLGSWPSAPSSSYFRGAIDEVAVYSAALSSSQVSTHYAVGSGQQAPTAAFQSTTSALTASFDASGSTAASGSTIASYAWQFGDGATGTGVSPSHAYSQSGTYGVTLTVTDSRGLSDAITQNVTVQAANVGPTASFTSTVSDLDAAVNGSGSSDPDGSVVAWSWNWGDGTASTSGATSTHRYGAAGSYTVTLTVTDDDGATATTTRVVQATEPDVPPPATFAARDDFSRTVASGWGTSDVGGPWTITGTATPASVGSGLGTLSLGAGSTRDLRLSSLALSDVRVSMDLRLDQAPATGSAYVGVITRSTSAGDYRVRVWLRDNGTVWLVVQHGSTVLRSYQVPGIARAAGDWFTLEVEVTGSTSTTVDASIWRAGTPRPAAWQVSVTDATGSNPQGSVGVHANRSSTATSTGLFSIDAFRVTNLG, encoded by the coding sequence ATGCGCTCTCGCCAACCGCTGCGCGCCGTGCTGCTCGCCGCGCTCGCCACCGTCGCGACCGGTGCGATGCTCGCCTCCGGACTGACGGTCGCGAACGCCGCGGGCACCGGCCCGGTGACGCTGCAGCAGCGCACCAGCTCGGTCGTCACCGCTGATCCGCTCGCCACCGTCCAGATCGACAACGGCTACGTGTGGGCACAGGCCATGATCGGCAACACGGTCTACGCCGGCGGCGGCTTCGCCAACGCGCGCGCGCCGCTCGCCTCGCCAGGCACGAGCCTGACACCGCGCAGCAACATCCTCGCCTACGACATCCGCACTGGGAACCTGCTGTCGTTCGCACCGCAGGTGAACGGCCCCATCCGCGCGGTGGCGGCCTCTCCTGACGGCACCCGCCTGTACATCGGCGGGTCCTTCACCTCCGTCAACGGCCAGACGCGCTTCAACTTCGCCGCGCTCAACCCGACCACCGGAGCGCTGCTGCCCGGGTTCAACGCCTCGATCGGTGGCGCGGGGGTCTTCGGCATCGCGACCATGAACGACACCGTGTACGTGACCGGACGGTTCACGCAGGCCAACGGGGTGGCACGGCAGAACCTCGCCGCCTTCGCGACGGCCAACGGCGCCCTTCGTTCGTGGGCTCCCACGATCGACCTCCAGGGCGACGCGCTCGTGATCGACCCGGGTGGCTCGCACGTGATCGCAGGCGGCCGCTTCTATCGCACGAACGGCGTGGTGCAGCGCGGTCTCGCCCCGCTCGACCCGGTCACCGGCGCCCTCGACACGGCCTGGGCTGCGTCCAAGACCGTCATCAACGGCTGGTCCGAGGGCGACTTCGCCGGCAAGGCCGGCATCTTCTCGCTCAACGTCGACGATTCGGGCGTGTACGGCACCGGTTGGGTGTACGCGAACACGTCGATCGGCAACCTCGAGGGCACGTTCGCCGCAGAAGCGGGGACCGGTGCGATCCGATGGGTCGCCGACTGCCACGGCGACCACTACGGCGTCTACTCCACCGGCGACGTCGTCTACACGACGAGCCACACGCACGCCTGCGACACCGCGGGCCTCGCGCCGGAGCTGAACCCTCGCACCTACCGCTACGTCGAGGCGTTCACCGCCACCGCGGAGGGCACGCTGACCCGCAGCCCGACGACCGGCAGCATCTACAAGGACTGGAGCGGCACGCCCGCCCCCGCGCCGTATGCGTGGTACCCCGACTTCACCATCGGTCGCACGTCGGGTCTCAACCAGGCCGGGCTGTCGATGACGGGCAACGGCCAGTACCTCTCCATCGGCGGCGAGTTCACCAGCGTGAACAACCTCCGCTACGAGGGGCTCGTGCGCTTCTCGACCACCCCGCCGAACGGGCCGAAGCAGGGCCCGCGCATCGCCAGCGCGACCTGGGGCGCGCCGACCGTGACGTCGGTCGTCGCCGGCCGCGCCCGCATCTCGATCCGCGGCAACTGGGACCGCGACGACCGCGACCTCACCTACGAGCTGCGCCGCGCGGGCACCGCCGGCGTGATCCGGTCGCAGGTCGTGCCCTCGGGCTGGTGGTCGCAGCCGCAGGTCACGTTCAACGACACAGGGCTGACACCGGGGACGACGCAGAGCTACACGGTGCGCGTGGTCGACGGGAACGGCAACGCCGTGACGAGCCAGGCCGCGACGGTGACCGTCGCGAGCGGGCAGACGTCGGCCTACGCCAACGCTGTGCTCGACGACGGGGCCACGCTCTACTACCCGCTGGGCTCGAACCGCTCCGACTGGGGTGGCACGAGCACGCCGCTGTTCGGCTCGGGCGCGACGGATGTGTCACCCGGCGCGGTGGCAGGCGTGACCGGCGAGTCCGCGTCGAGCTTCAACGGCACGACGAGCGGCCGCGTGTCGTCGGGCTCCAGCTCGACCGTGCCTGGCGCGTTCTCGACCGAGCTGTGGTTCAACACCACGACCACGCAGGGCGGCAAGCTCATGGGCTTCGGCAGCGCGCAGACCGGCTCGTCGAGCAGCTACGACCGCCACGTCTACATGCAGAACAGCGGTCGGCTGACCTTCGGTGTCTACCCGGGGCAGGTGCGCACCATCTCGTCCACCGCGTCGTACAACGACGGCCGCTGGCACCACGTGGTGGCGACGCAGGGGGCGGGCGGCATCGCGCTCTACGTCGACGGCACGCGCGTGGCGCAGGACACGACCGTGACCACGGCGCAGGGCTACACCGGCTTCTGGCGGATCGGCGGCGACAACCTCGGCTCGTGGCCCAGCGCACCGTCGTCGAGCTACTTCCGCGGCGCGATCGACGAGGTCGCCGTCTACAGCGCGGCGCTCTCGAGCAGCCAGGTCTCGACGCACTACGCGGTCGGATCCGGGCAGCAGGCGCCGACGGCCGCGTTCCAGTCCACGACCAGCGCGCTCACCGCGAGCTTCGATGCCTCCGGCTCGACCGCCGCGTCCGGCTCGACCATCGCCTCGTACGCGTGGCAGTTCGGTGACGGCGCGACCGGCACCGGCGTCTCCCCGAGCCACGCCTACAGCCAGTCCGGCACCTACGGCGTCACGCTCACGGTCACCGACAGCCGCGGGCTGAGCGATGCCATCACGCAGAACGTCACGGTCCAGGCCGCGAACGTCGGTCCCACGGCATCCTTCACCAGCACGGTCAGCGATCTCGACGCCGCGGTGAACGGCTCGGGCTCGTCGGATCCGGACGGCAGCGTCGTCGCCTGGAGCTGGAACTGGGGCGACGGGACGGCGAGCACCTCGGGTGCGACGTCGACGCACCGCTACGGCGCGGCGGGCAGCTACACCGTGACGCTCACCGTGACCGACGACGACGGCGCGACTGCCACGACGACACGGGTCGTCCAGGCGACGGAGCCGGACGTCCCGCCGCCGGCGACGTTCGCCGCCCGCGACGACTTCTCGCGCACGGTCGCTTCTGGCTGGGGCACATCGGATGTCGGCGGTCCCTGGACGATCACCGGGACTGCGACGCCCGCGTCCGTCGGCAGCGGACTGGGCACGCTCTCCCTCGGAGCGGGCTCGACCCGAGATCTGCGGCTGAGCTCGCTCGCGCTGAGCGACGTGCGGGTCTCGATGGACCTGCGGCTCGACCAGGCGCCGGCGACCGGTTCCGCGTACGTCGGCGTGATCACGCGGTCGACGTCGGCGGGCGACTACCGGGTGCGGGTGTGGCTGCGCGACAACGGGACCGTCTGGTTGGTGGTGCAGCACGGCTCGACGGTGCTGCGCAGCTACCAGGTGCCTGGCATCGCTCGCGCGGCAGGGGACTGGTTCACGCTCGAGGTGGAGGTGACCGGGTCGACGAGCACGACGGTCGACGCGAGCATCTGGCGCGCCGGCACGCCGCGGCCTGCCGCCTGGCAGGTGAGCGTGACGGACGCGACCGGATCGAACCCGCAGGGCTCGGTCGGCGTGCACGCCAACCGGAGCAGCACGGCGACCTCGACCGGCCTGTTCTCGATCGACGCATTCCGGGTGACGAACCTCGGGTGA
- a CDS encoding PKD domain-containing protein, producing the protein MDITTRPRQPLRSVLLAALATVATGALLTSGLTVANAAGTGPVTLQQRTSSVVTADPLPTVQIDNGYVWAQTMIGTTVYAGGGFANARAPLAAPGTSLTPRSNILSYDIRTGNLLSFAPQVNGPIRAVAASPDGTRLYIGGSFTSVNGQTRFNIAALNPTTGALLPDFNASIGGSGVYGIATTSDTVYVTGLFTQANGVARQNLAAFAMADGALRSWAPTVDLQGDALVIDPGGSHVIVGGRFYLTNGVVQRGLAPLDPVSGALDTAWAASKTVINGWSEGTYAGKAGIFALAVDDSGVYGTGWVYANTSIGNLEGVFAADAGTGAIRWVADCHGDHYGVFSTGETVYATSHTHECDTAGLAPELNPRSYRYVEAFSATAEGTLTRSPSVSSIYKDWSGTPAPAPYAWYPDFTVGRTSGLNQAGLSMTGNDQYVSVGGEFGSVNNQRYEGLVRFGVAPPNGPKQGPRVASATWGAPTVTSVVAGRARISIRGNWDRDDRDLTYELRRAGTASVIQSRVVPSSWWAQPQVAFTDTGLTPGASHTYTVRVVDGNGNAVTSQAATVTVASGKTSEYVNAVLDDGATLYYPLGTNRSDWGGSSTPLFGNRVTDVSPGAVAGVTGESASSFNGTTNARVSSGSSSTAPGTFSTELWFNTTTTQGGKLMGFGSAQTGSSGSYDRHVYMQNSGRLTFGVYPGQVRTISSTASYNDGRWHHVVATQGADGIALFVDGNRVAQDTTVTTAQAYNGFWRIGGDALGSWPGAPSSSYFRGTIDEVAVYGSALTSAQVSTHYAVGSGFQAPTATFQATADLLAASFDAAGSSAAGGSTITSYDWQFGDGASGTGVAPTHTYGEAGTYAVTLTVTDGRGLSDAITQEITVEAPNVGPNASFTSTVDDLDAAVDGAASTDPDGSVVAWSWSWGDGSATTSGATSTHRYGSAGSYTVTLTVTDDDGATSSATGVIEATEPDLPPPATFAASDDFSRTVSPGWGSADVGGPWTITGTAAPAAVADGVGTLSLGAGSTRDLRLSGLSLSDVRVSMDLRLDQAPATGSAYLGVITRSTSAGDYRVRVWLRDNGTVSLVVQHGSTVLRTYQVPGITRAAGDWFTLEVQVTGTTSTTVDASIWRAGTQQPAAWQVSVTDATGSNLSGSVGVHANRSSAATAAGLFSIDAFRVTNLG; encoded by the coding sequence ATGGACATCACCACGCGCCCCCGCCAACCGCTGCGCTCCGTGCTGCTCGCAGCGCTCGCCACCGTCGCGACCGGCGCGCTGCTGACCTCCGGCCTGACCGTCGCCAACGCCGCGGGGACCGGCCCGGTCACGCTGCAGCAGCGCACCAGCTCGGTCGTGACCGCGGACCCGCTGCCCACGGTGCAGATCGACAACGGCTACGTGTGGGCGCAGACGATGATCGGCACCACCGTCTATGCGGGCGGCGGCTTCGCGAACGCGCGCGCGCCGCTGGCGGCACCGGGCACGAGCCTGACGCCGCGGAGCAACATCCTCTCCTACGACATCCGGACCGGGAACCTGCTGTCGTTCGCCCCGCAGGTCAACGGCCCCATCCGCGCCGTCGCCGCCTCGCCCGACGGCACGCGCCTCTACATCGGCGGATCGTTCACCTCGGTGAACGGCCAGACCCGCTTCAACATCGCGGCCCTCAACCCGACCACCGGAGCGCTGCTGCCCGACTTCAACGCCTCGATCGGCGGCAGCGGCGTCTACGGCATCGCGACCACGAGCGACACCGTCTACGTCACCGGCCTCTTCACGCAGGCGAACGGCGTCGCGCGGCAGAACCTCGCCGCCTTCGCGATGGCCGACGGCGCGCTCCGGTCGTGGGCGCCCACGGTCGACCTGCAGGGCGACGCCCTGGTGATCGATCCAGGCGGGTCGCACGTCATCGTGGGCGGCCGCTTCTACCTCACCAACGGGGTGGTCCAGCGCGGCCTCGCCCCGCTCGACCCCGTGAGCGGCGCCCTCGACACCGCCTGGGCCGCGTCGAAGACCGTCATCAACGGCTGGTCGGAGGGCACCTACGCCGGCAAGGCGGGCATCTTCGCGCTCGCGGTCGACGACTCCGGCGTCTACGGCACCGGCTGGGTCTATGCGAACACCTCGATCGGCAACCTCGAGGGCGTCTTCGCCGCCGACGCCGGCACCGGCGCCATCCGCTGGGTCGCCGACTGCCACGGCGACCACTACGGCGTCTTCTCCACCGGGGAGACCGTCTACGCGACGAGCCACACGCACGAGTGCGACACCGCAGGCCTCGCCCCGGAGCTCAACCCCCGCAGCTACCGGTACGTGGAGGCGTTCAGCGCGACCGCAGAGGGCACGCTCACGCGCAGCCCCTCGGTGAGCAGCATCTACAAGGACTGGAGCGGCACGCCCGCCCCTGCCCCCTATGCGTGGTACCCGGACTTCACGGTCGGCCGCACGTCCGGGCTGAACCAGGCAGGCCTGTCGATGACGGGCAACGATCAGTACGTCTCGGTCGGCGGCGAGTTCGGGAGCGTCAACAACCAGCGCTACGAGGGCCTCGTCCGCTTCGGAGTCGCGCCACCGAACGGCCCGAAGCAGGGCCCCCGCGTCGCGAGCGCGACCTGGGGCGCGCCCACCGTCACGTCGGTCGTCGCCGGGCGAGCACGGATCTCCATCCGCGGCAACTGGGACCGCGACGACCGCGACCTCACGTACGAGCTGCGACGGGCGGGAACGGCCAGCGTCATCCAGTCGCGCGTCGTCCCGTCGAGCTGGTGGGCGCAGCCGCAGGTCGCCTTCACCGACACCGGGCTGACCCCGGGAGCGAGCCACACGTACACGGTGCGGGTCGTCGACGGCAACGGCAACGCCGTGACGAGCCAGGCTGCGACCGTGACGGTCGCGAGCGGGAAGACGTCCGAGTACGTGAACGCGGTGCTCGATGACGGTGCGACGCTCTACTACCCGCTCGGGACGAACCGCTCCGACTGGGGCGGATCGAGCACGCCGCTGTTCGGCAACCGCGTGACCGACGTGTCGCCCGGAGCGGTGGCGGGCGTGACGGGCGAGTCAGCGTCGAGCTTCAACGGCACGACGAACGCGCGCGTGTCCTCGGGCTCCAGCTCGACGGCGCCCGGCACCTTCTCGACCGAGCTGTGGTTCAACACCACGACCACGCAGGGCGGCAAGCTCATGGGCTTCGGCAGCGCGCAGACCGGCTCGTCGGGCAGCTACGACCGCCACGTCTACATGCAGAACAGCGGGCGGCTGACGTTCGGCGTCTACCCGGGGCAGGTGCGGACGATCTCGTCGACCGCGTCGTACAACGACGGGCGCTGGCACCACGTGGTGGCGACGCAGGGGGCGGACGGCATCGCGCTCTTCGTCGACGGGAACCGCGTGGCGCAGGACACGACGGTCACGACTGCCCAGGCGTACAACGGCTTCTGGAGGATCGGCGGCGACGCCCTGGGCTCGTGGCCGGGCGCCCCGTCGTCGAGCTACTTCCGCGGCACGATCGACGAGGTCGCCGTCTACGGCTCGGCGCTCACGAGCGCCCAGGTCTCGACGCACTACGCCGTCGGCTCGGGATTCCAGGCGCCGACCGCGACCTTCCAGGCCACGGCGGACCTGCTGGCCGCGAGCTTCGACGCTGCGGGCTCCTCGGCTGCGGGCGGGTCGACGATCACCTCGTACGACTGGCAGTTCGGTGATGGTGCGAGCGGCACCGGAGTCGCCCCGACGCACACCTACGGCGAGGCCGGCACCTACGCGGTCACGCTGACGGTGACCGACGGCCGCGGGCTCAGCGATGCCATCACGCAGGAGATCACCGTCGAGGCCCCGAACGTCGGACCGAACGCCTCGTTCACCAGCACGGTCGACGACCTCGACGCCGCTGTGGACGGCGCAGCCTCGACGGATCCCGACGGCAGCGTCGTCGCCTGGAGCTGGAGCTGGGGCGACGGCTCGGCGACCACCTCCGGCGCGACGTCGACGCACCGGTACGGGTCGGCGGGCAGCTACACCGTGACGCTCACCGTGACCGATGATGACGGCGCCACGAGCTCGGCGACGGGTGTCATCGAAGCAACCGAGCCGGACCTGCCGCCCCCCGCGACCTTCGCGGCGTCGGACGACTTCTCGCGCACGGTCTCGCCGGGCTGGGGGAGCGCTGACGTCGGCGGGCCGTGGACGATCACCGGCACGGCGGCGCCGGCTGCGGTCGCCGACGGCGTCGGCACCCTGAGCCTGGGCGCCGGGTCGACGCGCGACCTCCGGCTCAGCGGCCTCTCGCTCAGCGACGTGCGGGTGTCGATGGACCTGCGGCTGGACCAGGCGCCGGCTACGGGCTCCGCGTACCTGGGCGTCATCACCCGGTCGACGTCGGCGGGCGACTACCGCGTGCGGGTCTGGCTGCGCGACAACGGGACGGTATCGCTCGTCGTGCAGCACGGGTCGACGGTGCTGCGCACCTATCAGGTGCCGGGCATCACCCGAGCGGCCGGTGACTGGTTCACGCTCGAGGTGCAGGTGACGGGCACGACCAGCACCACCGTCGACGCGAGCATCTGGCGCGCCGGCACGCAGCAGCCCGCGGCGTGGCAGGTCAGCGTGACGGATGCGACCGGATCGAACCTGAGCGGCTCGGTCGGCGTGCACGCCAACCGCAGCAGCGCGGCGACCGCCGCCGGGCTCTTCTCGATCGATGCGTTCCGGGTGACGAACCTCGGGTGA
- a CDS encoding glycosyltransferase family 4 protein codes for MRILMDGYWWQDGPQAARTVQRELVLAWARAFPEDEVVVALRRDAEADDLPADAEAVRTHLWPHAASNRWELPLLAAGAGTELTVCHNYTPAVGPSLLFLHDVMFEEHPEWFSLAERLYFSAMLPWARRAALVATSTRTEADRIARHAPSLPQSIVTGLGVPPSLDGEPRRPSRVPAGSEFAVTVGRLNVRKNLETAMLAAVHSARISPERPLYVVGSTAHSGVGVAVPDAARALLDDGSIVLLGQVPDDELAWLYANASLTIALSLDEGFGMPAVEAARFGSPLVASDIPVFRETVEGYAVFAPPLDAMATASTLDAAWGNRPDVAARERTVSRFSWDAAARSLRAAADVHSLERSSTRQERRQLAGGLIHRAHRASVRARTEDVPVADVERVPRLP; via the coding sequence ATGCGGATCCTCATGGACGGCTACTGGTGGCAGGACGGCCCGCAGGCGGCCAGGACGGTGCAGCGCGAGCTCGTGCTCGCCTGGGCTCGGGCGTTCCCCGAGGACGAGGTGGTCGTCGCGCTGCGTCGTGACGCCGAGGCTGACGACCTCCCGGCCGACGCCGAGGCGGTGCGCACGCACCTGTGGCCCCACGCCGCCTCCAACCGCTGGGAGCTGCCCCTCCTCGCCGCCGGCGCGGGCACAGAGCTGACCGTCTGCCACAACTACACGCCAGCGGTCGGCCCCTCGCTCCTGTTCCTCCACGACGTCATGTTCGAGGAGCACCCGGAGTGGTTCTCGCTGGCCGAGCGGCTCTACTTCAGCGCGATGCTCCCGTGGGCGCGGCGCGCGGCACTCGTGGCGACCTCGACGCGCACGGAGGCCGACCGCATCGCGCGGCATGCGCCGTCGCTGCCGCAGTCGATCGTGACCGGCCTGGGTGTGCCGCCGTCGCTCGACGGGGAGCCGCGGCGCCCCTCGCGCGTGCCCGCCGGCAGCGAGTTCGCGGTCACCGTCGGGCGGCTCAACGTGCGCAAGAACCTCGAGACGGCGATGCTCGCCGCCGTGCACTCCGCACGCATCTCCCCCGAGCGCCCGCTGTACGTCGTCGGCAGCACCGCGCACTCGGGCGTCGGCGTGGCCGTCCCGGATGCCGCCCGCGCGCTGCTCGACGACGGCAGCATCGTGCTGCTCGGGCAGGTGCCCGACGACGAGCTCGCCTGGCTCTACGCCAATGCGTCGCTCACGATCGCGCTGAGCCTCGACGAGGGGTTCGGCATGCCCGCCGTCGAGGCCGCCCGCTTCGGCTCGCCGCTCGTCGCGAGCGACATCCCGGTGTTCCGCGAGACGGTCGAGGGCTACGCGGTCTTCGCCCCGCCCCTCGACGCCATGGCGACGGCGAGCACGCTCGACGCGGCCTGGGGCAACCGCCCCGACGTGGCGGCGCGCGAGCGCACCGTCAGCCGCTTCAGCTGGGACGCCGCGGCGCGCTCGCTCCGCGCGGCCGCCGACGTGCACTCACTCGAGCGGTCGAGCACCCGTCAGGAGCGACGCCAGCTCGCGGGCGGCCTCATCCACCGCGCGCACCGTGCGTCGGTGCGCGCCCGCACCGAGGACGTGCCCGTCGCTGATGTCGAGCGGGTCCCGAGACTGCCGTGA
- a CDS encoding glycosyltransferase family 2 protein encodes MTDLPPFAVIVVNFASSALLRDHAASLDAVPPGRVIVVDCFSGAAERERVRQLASEHGWDTVLLDTNDGFGGGTNAGAARAIEQGAGVLVALNPDATIERDSLARLVSAVAEDPMLLASPRIVQSSGEPWFVGADLYLDEGIPRGARARARFAGAERLEWATGACFAISAELWTLLGGFDEEYFLYWEDIDLSHRAIAAGARLELVDAEVVHDQGGTHAERRSARAKSELYYYFNIRNRMLYAVKHLPDVDVRRWARSSARIGYGVLLRGGRQQLVASWRPWRGYLRGLRDGRRIVRAHRRSTARLHEHAGRR; translated from the coding sequence ATGACCGACCTCCCGCCCTTCGCGGTCATCGTCGTCAACTTCGCGTCGAGCGCGCTGCTGCGCGACCACGCGGCGTCGCTCGACGCTGTGCCACCCGGGCGGGTGATCGTCGTCGACTGCTTCAGCGGCGCGGCCGAGCGCGAGCGCGTGCGGCAGCTGGCGAGCGAGCACGGTTGGGACACCGTGCTGCTCGACACGAACGACGGCTTCGGGGGAGGCACGAACGCGGGCGCCGCCCGGGCGATCGAGCAGGGCGCCGGCGTGCTCGTCGCGCTCAACCCGGACGCGACGATCGAGCGGGACAGCCTCGCGCGCCTGGTCTCGGCGGTCGCCGAGGATCCGATGCTGCTCGCGTCGCCGCGGATCGTGCAGAGCAGCGGTGAGCCGTGGTTCGTCGGCGCCGACCTGTACCTCGACGAGGGCATCCCGCGCGGTGCACGCGCTCGCGCGCGGTTCGCGGGCGCGGAGCGGCTGGAGTGGGCGACGGGCGCGTGCTTCGCGATCTCCGCCGAGCTGTGGACGCTGCTGGGTGGCTTCGACGAGGAGTACTTCCTGTACTGGGAGGACATCGACCTCTCGCATCGTGCGATCGCTGCGGGGGCGCGGCTGGAGCTCGTCGACGCCGAGGTCGTCCACGACCAGGGCGGCACGCACGCCGAGCGTCGCAGCGCCCGTGCGAAGTCCGAGCTCTACTACTACTTCAACATCCGCAATCGGATGCTGTACGCCGTGAAGCACCTCCCCGACGTCGACGTGCGCCGCTGGGCGCGCTCGTCGGCCCGCATCGGCTACGGGGTGCTGCTGCGTGGCGGCCGGCAGCAGCTCGTCGCCTCGTGGCGGCCGTGGCGCGGCTACCTGCGAGGACTGCGCGACGGCCGCCGCATCGTGCGGGCGCACCGGCGCTCGACGGCACGGCTGCACGAGCACGCCGGGAGGCGCTGA
- a CDS encoding CDP-alcohol phosphatidyltransferase family protein has protein sequence MTEVPEMVDSFADVHRRLAAAQKGHARGAPAYSVYVNRRIGRVLAVAAYRWGWSPNTVTGVSALHSLAAIVLLLALPAQWWTGVVVALLLVLGYAWDSADGQVARLGGGGSLSGEWLDHFVDAIKIASLHLAVLVALWLHTPYRDTPWLLVPLLFSIVGVVTFFAMLLNDLLKGKVGVPSTHQRGSGTLGRSLILVPTDFGLLCLVFVLWGWSTGFLWAYGALALANLAFLVLASVKWFREIRAIDRERTAAP, from the coding sequence ATGACCGAGGTGCCCGAGATGGTCGATTCCTTCGCCGATGTCCATCGGCGGCTCGCCGCTGCGCAGAAGGGCCATGCCCGCGGTGCACCGGCGTACTCCGTGTACGTCAACCGACGGATCGGGCGGGTGCTCGCGGTGGCGGCGTATCGATGGGGGTGGTCGCCCAACACGGTGACCGGGGTCAGTGCCCTGCACTCCCTGGCCGCGATCGTGCTGCTGCTCGCGCTCCCCGCGCAGTGGTGGACGGGCGTCGTGGTGGCGCTGCTGCTGGTGCTGGGCTACGCGTGGGATTCGGCCGACGGGCAGGTCGCCCGCCTCGGCGGCGGCGGCAGCCTCTCGGGGGAGTGGCTCGACCACTTCGTCGACGCGATCAAGATCGCCTCGCTGCACCTCGCGGTGCTCGTCGCGCTCTGGCTGCACACGCCCTACCGAGACACACCCTGGCTGCTGGTCCCGCTGCTGTTCTCCATCGTGGGCGTGGTGACGTTCTTCGCGATGCTGCTCAACGACCTGCTCAAGGGCAAGGTCGGCGTGCCGTCCACGCATCAACGGGGGAGCGGCACGCTCGGGCGATCGCTGATCCTCGTCCCCACCGACTTCGGGCTCCTGTGCCTCGTCTTCGTGCTGTGGGGCTGGTCGACCGGCTTCCTCTGGGCCTACGGGGCGCTCGCGCTCGCGAACCTCGCGTTCCTCGTGCTCGCGTCGGTCAAGTGGTTCCGCGAGATCCGCGCGATCGACCGCGAGCGGACCGCCGCGCCATGA
- a CDS encoding glycosyltransferase, which yields MRNASRPSTPAVRVMQSFGPPRPTTNPYIHMLDAALAETAGVDHLRFDRRRALLGRYDALHLHWPELLLRGSSPSRTLARRAFAMALRLRLSVTEVALIHTVHNVRPHSDSTRWERRYLAWLDRRVDHRIVLNEQTELAPGAASTLIPHGHYRDWFASVPSVPPTPGLLSFVGLVRPYKGVEELLDAFASTAATAPALRLRIAGSPSSAQLERDVRERAGGDARVELDFRYLTEPEFANVVMESAGVVLPYRFMHNSGSALAALSLRRPVLVPRTDVNEALAREVGPGWVTMFDGALTGADLERFAEGIHPLPTAAPDLSAREWASAGDAHRSAYVAAVARRRGGARS from the coding sequence ATGCGGAACGCCTCGCGCCCCTCGACGCCCGCCGTCCGCGTCATGCAGTCGTTCGGGCCGCCGCGCCCCACCACCAACCCGTACATCCACATGCTCGACGCGGCGCTCGCCGAGACGGCGGGGGTCGACCACCTGCGCTTCGACCGCCGCCGGGCACTGCTCGGCCGCTACGACGCGCTGCACCTGCACTGGCCGGAGCTGCTCCTGCGCGGCTCGAGCCCGTCGCGCACGCTCGCTCGCCGCGCCTTCGCGATGGCGCTGCGCCTGCGGCTCTCGGTCACCGAGGTCGCCCTGATCCACACCGTGCACAACGTGCGGCCGCACTCGGACTCGACGCGGTGGGAGCGCCGATACCTCGCGTGGCTGGATCGCAGGGTGGATCATCGCATCGTGCTCAACGAGCAGACCGAGCTCGCCCCTGGCGCGGCCTCGACCCTCATCCCGCACGGCCACTACCGCGACTGGTTCGCCTCCGTGCCGTCCGTGCCTCCCACCCCCGGGCTGCTGTCGTTCGTCGGCCTCGTGCGCCCGTACAAGGGCGTCGAGGAGCTGCTCGACGCGTTCGCGAGCACCGCCGCCACGGCGCCCGCGCTGCGGCTCAGGATCGCGGGCAGCCCCTCGAGCGCGCAGCTCGAGCGGGATGTGCGCGAGCGCGCGGGGGGCGACGCACGGGTCGAGCTGGACTTCCGCTACCTCACCGAGCCGGAGTTCGCGAACGTGGTTATGGAATCCGCGGGCGTGGTGCTACCGTACCGATTCATGCACAACTCCGGCAGCGCGCTCGCGGCCCTCTCGCTGCGGCGCCCCGTGCTGGTGCCGCGCACCGACGTCAACGAGGCACTCGCCCGGGAGGTCGGGCCCGGATGGGTCACGATGTTCGACGGCGCGCTCACCGGAGCAGACCTCGAGCGCTTCGCCGAGGGCATCCACCCGCTCCCCACCGCAGCACCCGACCTCAGCGCCCGCGAGTGGGCGAGCGCGGGTGACGCGCACCGATCGGCGTACGTCGCGGCCGTCGCGCGCCGCCGCGGCGGGGCCCGCTCGTGA